The following proteins are co-located in the Candidatus Baltobacteraceae bacterium genome:
- a CDS encoding TCR/Tet family MFS transporter has product MSFIFVTVALDMLALGVMIPVWPTLVRSFTGGSVASASLAIGAMSVMWAIGQFFAAPILGVLSDRFGRRPIILASNIGTAIDYVIMALAPAISWLYFGRVLSGIMSASVPTASAYIADVTPPEKRAGAYGMIGAAFGLGFVLGPALGGWLGGYDTRLPFWVSAGLGLANFLYGLFVLPESLPPDKRRARFEWRRANPLGSLRLLRSHRELFGIATVASIGYIAHESYTTVYVLYGQYRYGWDTATLGIGLAIVGISSAIVTAGLSQKLVDALGTRAALLAGLAFGAIGFALFGSPGTLLFWIAIPINSLWGVAGSAEQVYMTKRVAHDEQGELQGALGSLRSIAMIVAPMLFAGIFAYFIKGGSGIEFPAAPWFLAAALLAGSILVAWRVTSPSHDVPDARDTTTAYEESLPADIPVR; this is encoded by the coding sequence ATGTCGTTCATTTTTGTTACCGTCGCGCTCGATATGCTGGCGCTCGGCGTGATGATTCCGGTTTGGCCGACGCTCGTTCGATCGTTCACGGGCGGTAGCGTCGCTTCGGCGTCGCTTGCAATCGGTGCGATGTCGGTGATGTGGGCGATCGGGCAGTTCTTCGCCGCACCGATCTTGGGCGTGCTCTCCGACCGCTTCGGACGCCGCCCGATCATTCTGGCCTCCAATATCGGGACGGCCATCGATTACGTCATTATGGCGCTCGCACCGGCAATCTCATGGCTTTACTTCGGCCGCGTGCTTTCCGGCATTATGTCCGCGAGCGTTCCGACGGCGAGTGCCTATATCGCCGACGTCACGCCGCCGGAAAAACGCGCGGGTGCCTATGGCATGATCGGTGCGGCGTTCGGCCTCGGCTTCGTTCTCGGTCCGGCGCTCGGGGGCTGGCTCGGCGGGTATGACACGCGATTGCCGTTTTGGGTCTCCGCGGGGTTGGGTCTAGCAAATTTCTTGTACGGATTGTTCGTGTTGCCCGAATCGCTGCCGCCCGACAAGCGACGCGCACGCTTCGAGTGGCGGCGCGCCAATCCGCTCGGTTCGCTGCGCTTGCTGCGCTCGCACCGCGAACTCTTCGGCATCGCGACGGTGGCATCCATCGGGTACATCGCCCACGAATCGTACACGACCGTCTATGTATTGTACGGCCAATACCGGTACGGTTGGGACACCGCGACTCTCGGCATTGGGCTCGCCATCGTGGGAATCTCCTCGGCCATCGTGACGGCGGGTTTATCGCAAAAACTCGTCGATGCGTTGGGTACCCGAGCGGCGCTGCTTGCGGGACTCGCGTTCGGCGCTATTGGTTTTGCGCTCTTCGGATCGCCGGGGACGCTGCTGTTCTGGATTGCGATCCCGATCAATTCGTTGTGGGGCGTGGCGGGGTCCGCCGAACAGGTGTATATGACCAAGCGCGTCGCGCACGACGAACAGGGCGAACTGCAGGGCGCGCTTGGCTCGCTTCGGAGCATCGCGATGATCGTCGCGCCGATGCTGTTTGCCGGCATCTTTGCCTACTTCATCAAAGGCGGAAGCGGAATCGAATTTCCCGCGGCACCCTGGTTCCTCGCGGCCGCGCTACTCGCGGGCTCGATCCTGGTAGCGTGGAGGGTGACGTCACCGTCGCACGACGTGCCCGACGCGCGCGACACGACGACGGCTTACGAGGAATCATTGCCGGCGGACATTCCGGTTAGGTAA